In Pseudomonas asiatica, the following are encoded in one genomic region:
- the nuoM gene encoding NADH-quinone oxidoreductase subunit M codes for MILPWLILIPFIGGFLCWLGERFGATLPRWIALLTMSLLLGIGLWLWGNGDYTLAPAPGAEPAWALEYKVQWIQRFGISIHLALDGLSLLMILLTGLLGVLSVLCSWKEIQRHVGFFHLNLMWILGGVVGVFLALDLFLFFFFWEMMLVPMYFLIALWGHSSSDGKKTRIYAATKFFIFTQASGLIMLVAILGLVLVNYTNTGVITFNYSDLLKAELPAGTEYLLMLGFFIAFAVKLPVVPFHSWLPDAHAQAPTAGSVDLAGILLKTAAYGLLRFALPLFPNASAEFAPIAMTLGLIGIFYGAFLAFAQTDIKRLVAFSSVSHMGFVLIGIYSGSQQALQGAVIQMLAHGLSAAALFILAGQLYERLHTRDMRQMGGLWHRIAYLPAISLFFAAASLGLPGTGNFVGEFLILIGSFASVPWITVIATTGLVFGSVYSLIMIHRAYFGPAKTDTVLAGMDGRELIMVLGLAVLLILLGVYPQPFLDTSAATMSGVQQWLGSAFTQLASAR; via the coding sequence ATGATTTTGCCTTGGCTGATCCTGATCCCCTTCATCGGCGGCTTCCTGTGCTGGCTGGGTGAGCGCTTCGGCGCCACCCTGCCGCGCTGGATCGCGCTGCTGACCATGTCCCTTCTGCTCGGCATCGGCCTGTGGCTGTGGGGTAACGGCGACTACACCCTGGCCCCCGCTCCGGGCGCCGAGCCTGCCTGGGCCCTGGAATACAAAGTCCAGTGGATCCAGCGTTTCGGCATCAGCATCCACCTGGCCCTCGACGGCCTGTCGCTGCTGATGATCCTGCTCACCGGCCTGCTCGGTGTGCTGTCGGTACTGTGTTCCTGGAAAGAGATCCAGCGTCACGTCGGCTTCTTCCACCTCAACCTGATGTGGATCCTTGGCGGCGTGGTCGGTGTGTTCCTGGCGCTGGACCTGTTCCTGTTCTTCTTCTTCTGGGAAATGATGCTGGTGCCGATGTACTTCCTCATCGCGCTCTGGGGTCACAGCTCGTCGGACGGCAAGAAGACCCGGATCTACGCGGCGACCAAGTTCTTCATCTTCACCCAGGCCAGCGGCCTGATCATGCTGGTGGCGATCCTCGGCCTGGTGCTGGTCAACTACACCAACACCGGCGTGATCACCTTCAACTACAGCGACCTGCTCAAGGCCGAACTGCCAGCCGGTACCGAATACCTGCTGATGCTGGGCTTCTTCATCGCCTTCGCGGTGAAGCTGCCGGTGGTGCCGTTCCACTCCTGGCTGCCTGACGCTCACGCCCAGGCACCGACCGCAGGTTCCGTGGACCTGGCCGGTATCTTGCTGAAGACTGCGGCCTACGGCCTGCTGCGCTTCGCCCTGCCGCTGTTCCCGAACGCTTCGGCCGAGTTTGCGCCAATCGCCATGACCCTGGGCCTGATCGGTATCTTCTACGGTGCCTTCCTGGCCTTTGCGCAAACCGACATCAAGCGCCTGGTCGCCTTCTCCAGCGTCTCGCACATGGGCTTCGTGCTGATCGGTATCTATTCCGGCAGCCAGCAGGCCCTGCAAGGCGCGGTGATCCAGATGCTGGCCCACGGCCTGTCCGCTGCCGCGCTGTTCATCCTGGCCGGCCAGCTGTACGAGCGCTTGCACACCCGTGACATGCGCCAGATGGGTGGCCTGTGGCACCGCATCGCCTACCTGCCAGCCATCAGCCTGTTCTTCGCCGCCGCCTCCCTGGGCCTGCCCGGTACAGGCAACTTCGTCGGCGAGTTCCTGATCCTGATCGGCAGCTTCGCCAGCGTGCCTTGGATCACCGTGATCGCCACCACTGGCCTGGTGTTCGGTTCGGTGTACTCGCTGATCATGATCCACCGCGCCTACTTCGGCCCGGCCAAGACCGACACCGTGCTGGCCGGCATGGACGGACGCGAACTGATCATGGTCCTGGGTCTGGCGGTACTGCTGATCCTGCTGGGCGTGTATCCGCAGCCGTTCCTCGACACCTCTGCCGCCACCATGAGTGGTGTGCAGCAGTGGCTCGGTTCCGCTTTCACTCAACTCGCTTCGGCCCGGTAA
- a CDS encoding helix-turn-helix domain-containing protein codes for MSTHVLASVLTRLKLLTATESDAELSRALSISPQTLSSWKVRDSIPYSLCIDIARQYACSLDWLLLGEPERHRAGLDDEGWEQDMLARLRTLSLADRQAVLLLVQDKQRIQQLERQLSALTSRSPNAASG; via the coding sequence ATGAGTACCCACGTACTTGCTTCGGTGCTGACCAGGCTGAAGCTTCTGACCGCTACGGAATCTGACGCCGAGCTGTCCAGAGCGCTCTCGATCAGCCCGCAGACATTGAGCAGCTGGAAGGTGCGCGACAGCATTCCTTATTCACTTTGCATAGACATCGCCAGGCAGTATGCATGCTCACTGGACTGGCTTCTGCTGGGTGAACCCGAACGACATCGCGCAGGCCTGGACGACGAAGGCTGGGAACAGGACATGCTCGCGCGCCTGCGCACCCTGTCGCTTGCCGATCGCCAAGCCGTTCTCCTGCTGGTTCAGGACAAGCAACGCATCCAGCAGCTGGAGCGGCAATTGAGCGCGCTGACCAGTCGCTCGCCCAATGCCGCCAGCGGCTAG
- the chrR gene encoding class I chromate reductase ChrR (Pseudomonas putida) → MSQVYSVAVVVGSLRKDSYNRKVARALSELAPSSLALKIVEIGDLPLYNEDIEADAPDAWKRFRDEIRRSDAVLFVTPEYNRSVPGGLKNAIDVGSRPYGQSAWSGKPAAVASVSPGAIGGFGANHAVRQSLVFLDMPCMQMPEAYIGGAASLFEDSGKLNDKTRPFLQAFIDKFASWVKLNRAV, encoded by the coding sequence ATGAGCCAGGTGTATTCGGTAGCGGTGGTCGTCGGTAGCTTGCGCAAGGACTCCTACAACCGCAAGGTCGCCCGCGCACTCTCGGAGCTGGCGCCGTCCAGCCTTGCCCTGAAGATCGTGGAGATTGGTGATCTGCCGTTGTACAACGAGGATATCGAGGCCGACGCGCCGGACGCGTGGAAGCGTTTTCGCGACGAGATCCGCCGCAGTGATGCGGTGTTGTTCGTTACCCCGGAGTACAACCGCTCGGTGCCTGGCGGCCTGAAGAATGCCATCGATGTAGGCTCGCGGCCCTACGGGCAAAGCGCCTGGAGTGGCAAGCCGGCGGCGGTGGCCAGTGTGTCGCCGGGGGCCATTGGTGGCTTCGGCGCCAACCATGCCGTGCGCCAGTCGCTGGTGTTTCTGGACATGCCGTGCATGCAGATGCCCGAGGCCTACATTGGCGGCGCGGCTAGCCTGTTCGAGGATTCGGGCAAGCTCAATGACAAGACCCGGCCGTTCTTGCAGGCGTTTATTGACAAGTTCGCTTCCTGGGTGAAGTTGAACAGGGCGGTTTGA
- a CDS encoding TonB-dependent receptor family protein: MRCVLPPPSCLGLLAAFAASQPALAAPPVELGQVLITDEEQNDLTAASERLHEVPGASNLVDMQRVGQGRVASNQDVLAYQPGVFAQSAGNDGIKLSIRGSGINRAPGAHGSGVYTMFDGLPLTGPGGTPYELFEPLWLSRAEVLRGANGFDQGSLALGGAINYVTHTGYDAAPLQVRYEVGSRGYQHRHISSGQVLGNLDYYVALTDSEYDGYQAHSSGSAKGVAANVGYRFNPNLETRFYLRYRETENELAGRLTKEQIKHHPRAANPAYLARDDSRPQPGSTWVGNKTTFYLDDDALLEAGLVYHDYPMDLREGPMRLKVAYTDVSGTLNYFRRDTLFGHESKTTVGWRTTKHLPNSGASQFTRNGDVFGERIRDFTYQGSDTVLHVGNDLELVPNLWLTTGLAMIYTRRESDVTYHPAGGGKVSQHDWDYAPRLGLRYDISPDLQVYGNLSRSVEPPHPWALIWSAPTANQPIEMQNQTATTLEMGARGESALGHWDLAWYYSQVRHELLAVEIVQGAPAKEFNASATVHQGVEAGLDSTLWERAGTGRLSLRQAYTFSDFHYRDDDKFGDNRLPGIPMHYYQAELRYDWPSGFYAGVNTQMASKVQVDYANSYHADEYALLGARLGWDSPKQDWQTWLDLRNLTNKRYAATVTPGYNDAGKDEARSTPGEGFGVYAGVSYSFR, from the coding sequence ATGCGTTGCGTTTTGCCCCCACCATCCTGCCTCGGCCTGCTGGCTGCTTTCGCTGCCTCCCAGCCCGCCCTGGCGGCACCTCCGGTCGAGTTGGGCCAGGTGCTGATTACCGATGAGGAGCAGAACGACCTGACTGCAGCCAGCGAACGCCTGCACGAAGTGCCGGGCGCAAGCAACCTGGTGGACATGCAGCGCGTGGGACAAGGCCGGGTTGCCAGCAACCAGGATGTACTGGCCTACCAGCCCGGGGTATTCGCCCAATCGGCGGGCAACGATGGCATCAAACTGTCGATCCGCGGTTCGGGCATCAACCGCGCACCGGGGGCCCACGGTTCCGGGGTGTACACGATGTTCGATGGCCTGCCCCTGACCGGCCCGGGCGGCACGCCCTACGAGCTGTTCGAGCCGCTGTGGCTTAGCCGTGCCGAAGTGCTGCGCGGCGCCAACGGCTTCGACCAGGGTTCCCTCGCCCTGGGCGGTGCGATCAACTACGTCACCCACACCGGCTACGACGCCGCGCCGCTGCAGGTGCGCTACGAAGTCGGCAGCCGCGGCTACCAGCATCGGCACATCAGCTCGGGGCAGGTACTGGGCAACCTCGACTACTACGTGGCCCTGACCGATTCGGAATATGACGGCTACCAGGCGCACAGCAGCGGCAGTGCCAAGGGTGTGGCGGCCAATGTCGGCTACCGCTTCAACCCGAACCTGGAAACCCGCTTCTACCTGCGCTACCGGGAAACCGAGAACGAGTTGGCCGGGCGCCTGACCAAGGAACAGATCAAGCACCACCCCCGCGCCGCGAACCCGGCCTACCTGGCCCGCGACGACAGCCGCCCGCAACCGGGCAGTACCTGGGTGGGCAACAAGACCACCTTCTACCTCGACGACGATGCGCTCCTGGAAGCTGGCCTGGTCTACCACGACTACCCGATGGACCTGCGCGAAGGCCCGATGCGCCTGAAGGTGGCCTATACCGATGTGAGCGGCACCTTGAACTACTTCCGCCGTGACACTTTGTTCGGCCACGAGAGCAAGACCACCGTCGGCTGGCGCACCACCAAACATCTGCCCAACAGCGGTGCTTCACAGTTCACCCGTAATGGCGACGTGTTCGGTGAGCGCATCCGTGACTTCACCTACCAGGGCTCGGACACCGTGCTGCATGTGGGCAATGACCTGGAGCTGGTACCGAACCTGTGGCTGACCACTGGCCTGGCGATGATCTATACCCGCCGTGAAAGTGATGTCACTTACCACCCTGCCGGGGGCGGCAAAGTGAGCCAGCATGACTGGGACTATGCACCACGCCTGGGGCTGCGCTATGACATCAGCCCGGACTTGCAGGTGTACGGCAACCTGAGCCGCTCGGTCGAACCACCCCATCCCTGGGCCCTGATCTGGAGTGCGCCCACAGCCAACCAACCGATCGAGATGCAAAACCAGACGGCCACCACACTGGAAATGGGTGCACGCGGCGAATCGGCATTGGGGCATTGGGACCTGGCGTGGTACTACTCGCAGGTTCGCCATGAATTGCTGGCGGTTGAGATCGTGCAAGGCGCTCCGGCCAAGGAATTCAACGCCAGCGCCACCGTGCACCAGGGCGTGGAAGCCGGCCTCGACAGTACCCTGTGGGAACGCGCCGGTACTGGCAGGCTGAGTTTGCGCCAGGCCTACACCTTCAGTGACTTCCACTACCGCGATGACGACAAGTTCGGCGATAACCGCCTGCCGGGCATCCCCATGCACTACTACCAGGCCGAGTTGCGCTATGACTGGCCGAGCGGTTTCTACGCCGGGGTGAACACGCAGATGGCGTCGAAGGTGCAGGTGGACTACGCCAACAGTTACCACGCCGATGAATATGCCTTGCTCGGCGCACGCCTGGGCTGGGATTCACCGAAGCAGGACTGGCAGACCTGGCTGGACCTGCGCAACCTGACCAACAAGCGTTATGCGGCGACGGTGACACCTGGCTACAACGATGCCGGAAAGGATGAGGCCCGTTCGACGCCAGGCGAAGGCTTTGGCGTGTATGCCGGGGTTTCCTACAGCTTCCGCTAG
- a CDS encoding helix-turn-helix domain-containing protein yields the protein MTDNARHSQQPLADAPVRLTPRERQVLLWCAYGKSSWEIGQILECKESTVNFHVSNILRKFDVPTRVAAVIKAIRYGMLAEQ from the coding sequence ATGACTGACAACGCACGACACTCGCAGCAACCCCTGGCGGACGCCCCGGTTCGCCTGACGCCACGTGAACGGCAAGTGCTGTTGTGGTGTGCCTACGGAAAGAGCTCGTGGGAGATTGGCCAGATCCTGGAATGCAAGGAATCGACGGTGAACTTCCATGTGTCGAACATCCTGCGCAAGTTCGATGTGCCCACGCGGGTGGCTGCGGTGATCAAGGCCATTCGCTACGGCATGCTGGCCGAGCAGTGA
- a CDS encoding head completion/stabilization protein — translation MGNDPRLRRFADCHDPFWPRVELDRLRERLNLKRPVSEAVLEVAARCAAIDAAREFARWRAVLRERGYKRLEDVAGHDHGRALRVCYIRFVEAAVMRNLGSTAYLPAAHRGAAHD, via the coding sequence ATGGGCAACGATCCTCGGTTACGGCGTTTTGCCGATTGCCATGACCCCTTCTGGCCACGGGTGGAACTGGACAGGCTGCGTGAGCGCCTGAACCTGAAGCGGCCTGTCAGTGAGGCTGTGCTGGAAGTGGCCGCACGCTGCGCTGCCATCGACGCGGCACGCGAATTTGCGCGCTGGCGCGCGGTGTTGCGAGAACGGGGCTACAAGCGCCTCGAGGATGTGGCCGGGCATGACCACGGGCGTGCATTGCGGGTGTGCTACATCCGCTTTGTCGAAGCCGCGGTCATGCGTAACCTGGGCTCGACCGCCTACCTGCCCGCCGCACACCGAGGGGCTGCCCATGACTGA
- the nuoN gene encoding NADH-quinone oxidoreductase subunit NuoN yields the protein MEFTTQHFIALAPMLITTITTVVVMLAIAWKRNHSQTFLLSTVGLNLALLSILPALKVAPLAVTPLITIDKFACLYMAIILVATLACVTLAHAYLGEGSKGFPGNREELYLLLLMSALGGLVLVSANHLAGLFIGLELLSVPVYGLVAYAFFNKRSLEAGIKYMVLSAAGSAFLLFGMALLYADAGSLSFDQIGKALAATSMPSLVAQLGLGMMLVGLAFKLSLVPFHLWTPDVYEGAPAPVAAFLATASKVAVFAVVVRLFMLSPAASSGALSTVLAVIAVASILIGNLLALTQSNLKRLLGYSSIAHFGYLVIALVASKGLALEAMGVYLVTYVITSLGAFGVITLMSSPYGGRDADALYEYRGLFWRRPYLTAVLTVMMLSLAGIPLTAGFIGKFYIIATGVESHLWWLVGALVIGSAIGVYYYLRVMVTLYLVEPNLRRHDAPLKWEQRTGGVMLLAIAILAFVLGVYPQPLLEMVQQAGLQLIG from the coding sequence ATGGAATTCACCACTCAACACTTCATCGCATTGGCGCCGATGCTGATCACCACCATCACCACGGTGGTGGTGATGCTGGCGATCGCCTGGAAGCGCAACCACTCGCAGACCTTCCTGCTGTCCACCGTGGGCCTCAACCTGGCCCTGCTGTCGATCCTGCCGGCGCTGAAGGTTGCGCCGCTGGCGGTCACCCCGCTGATCACCATCGACAAGTTCGCCTGCCTGTACATGGCGATCATCCTGGTGGCGACGCTAGCCTGCGTCACCCTTGCCCACGCCTACCTCGGTGAAGGCTCCAAGGGTTTCCCGGGCAACCGTGAAGAACTGTACCTGCTGCTGCTGATGTCGGCCCTCGGTGGCCTGGTGCTGGTCAGCGCCAACCACCTGGCCGGCCTGTTCATCGGCCTGGAGCTGCTGTCAGTACCGGTCTATGGCCTGGTAGCATATGCCTTCTTCAACAAGCGCTCGCTGGAAGCCGGCATCAAGTACATGGTGCTGTCGGCCGCAGGCTCGGCCTTCCTGCTGTTCGGCATGGCCTTGCTGTACGCCGACGCCGGCAGCCTGAGCTTCGACCAGATCGGCAAGGCCCTGGCCGCCACCAGCATGCCAAGCCTGGTGGCCCAGCTGGGCCTGGGCATGATGCTGGTCGGCCTGGCCTTCAAACTGTCGCTGGTACCGTTCCACCTGTGGACCCCGGACGTGTACGAAGGCGCCCCGGCACCGGTCGCCGCCTTCCTGGCAACCGCCAGCAAGGTTGCGGTGTTCGCCGTTGTCGTGCGTCTGTTCATGCTCTCCCCTGCTGCCAGCAGCGGCGCGCTGAGCACCGTACTGGCGGTGATTGCCGTGGCCTCGATCCTGATCGGCAACCTGCTGGCACTTACCCAGAGCAACCTCAAGCGCCTGCTCGGTTACTCGTCCATCGCCCACTTCGGTTACCTGGTCATCGCCCTGGTCGCCAGCAAGGGCCTGGCCCTGGAAGCCATGGGCGTGTACCTGGTCACCTACGTGATCACCAGCCTGGGCGCATTCGGTGTCATCACCCTGATGTCCTCGCCTTACGGCGGCCGTGACGCCGATGCATTGTACGAGTACCGCGGCCTGTTCTGGCGCCGTCCGTACCTGACTGCGGTACTGACCGTGATGATGCTGTCGCTGGCGGGTATCCCGCTGACCGCCGGCTTCATCGGCAAGTTCTACATCATTGCCACTGGCGTCGAGTCGCACCTGTGGTGGCTGGTCGGTGCCCTGGTGATCGGTAGCGCCATCGGCGTCTACTACTACCTGCGCGTCATGGTCACCCTGTACCTGGTCGAGCCGAACCTGCGTCGCCACGACGCCCCGCTGAAGTGGGAACAGCGCACCGGCGGCGTCATGCTGCTGGCCATCGCCATTCTCGCCTTCGTGCTGGGTGTGTACCCGCAACCGCTGCTGGAAATGGTCCAGCAAGCCGGCCTGCAACTGATCGGCTGA
- a CDS encoding Ogr/Delta-like zinc finger protein, whose protein sequence is MSTYKLVCPHCHSRMRIRTSEGRHIFLRIAYLQCTNEACGWSVRAEFEMTHELSPSGMPNPEVYLPSANGDLRKAALPGAVQDNPGE, encoded by the coding sequence GTGAGTACATACAAGCTGGTTTGCCCGCATTGCCACAGCCGGATGCGTATACGCACCAGTGAAGGGCGTCATATTTTCCTGCGGATCGCCTATTTGCAATGCACCAACGAGGCCTGTGGCTGGTCGGTGCGTGCCGAGTTCGAGATGACCCATGAGCTCTCGCCCAGCGGCATGCCCAACCCGGAAGTGTACCTGCCTTCGGCCAACGGTGATTTACGCAAGGCAGCGCTGCCGGGGGCCGTCCAGGACAATCCTGGTGAATAA